A genome region from Elusimicrobiota bacterium includes the following:
- a CDS encoding response regulator transcription factor yields the protein MEKLFAPQSQQKHILITEDEDELRSYLEFALKREGYRVSLAKNIKEAVQIIAGAKPDLLVLDITLPDGNGLALCKRLKGLPFTRSLPVLILSARADTGAYAESIAAHADHYLNKPIEKSEQLLGWIRALLGKPALSEEENRCEIKSWFVDRNKGIHTLYYNKKAVFSDLPALHLDLIFHLMKAYPESIERIKLCHLVWGKNFTFNDHELTVLVSRLRKKFNAEGLPFPVKSCRYIGYEFDPSPMQSIGETNADGEKSPTPNETNLPPAIEDFIRRFLNSQENPK from the coding sequence ATGGAAAAACTCTTCGCGCCACAAAGCCAACAAAAACATATTTTGATAACCGAGGATGAAGACGAACTGCGCTCTTATCTGGAATTTGCTCTTAAAAGGGAGGGTTATCGCGTATCACTTGCCAAAAACATTAAAGAAGCTGTTCAAATTATTGCCGGCGCCAAACCCGATCTCCTCGTTTTGGACATTACCCTTCCCGATGGCAACGGCCTTGCTCTATGCAAACGCCTCAAAGGCCTTCCGTTCACCCGTTCGCTTCCTGTTTTGATCTTGTCCGCCCGGGCTGACACCGGGGCTTATGCCGAATCCATTGCGGCTCACGCTGACCACTACCTCAATAAACCCATAGAAAAATCCGAGCAGCTATTGGGCTGGATAAGGGCCCTTTTGGGCAAACCCGCTTTAAGCGAAGAAGAAAACCGATGCGAAATCAAATCCTGGTTTGTGGATAGAAATAAAGGTATCCACACGCTTTACTACAACAAAAAAGCGGTATTCAGCGACCTTCCCGCGCTGCACCTCGATCTTATTTTCCATTTAATGAAAGCATATCCCGAATCTATCGAACGAATCAAACTCTGCCACTTGGTTTGGGGCAAAAATTTTACCTTCAACGATCACGAGTTAACCGTGCTTGTTAGCCGCTTGCGCAAAAAATTTAATGCCGAAGGTTTGCCCTTCCCCGTTAAATCCTGTCGATACATCGGCTATGAATTTGACCCCTCCCCAATGCAAAGCATCGGGGAAACCAATGCCGACGGCGAAAAGAGCCCGACTCCCAATGAAACGAATCTTCCACCGGCCATTGAAGATTTTATTCGGCGCTTCCTAAACAGCCAAGAAAACCCAAAATAA
- a CDS encoding polymer-forming cytoskeletal protein: MRSNIIPAAGTINAGSLQTITVGESVAQRGADIIAGFGFTYTIQPIDIQPPRSALSLGTPLFLKDGSVFIRSNTPITLSSIDDLVSTGDNVGLGIALQTLKVDGGLRSIFSNTNPAIGASFVSTFTLIQDADGFHDLEFFAQDIKENKEEAKLQRIALDNTPPVTALKPSGEFFINGQFPDQVAGNRQFAPLSFVYALPAQDPSVNGVASGVLFTRFRVIPLTAPLGMLVEPSAQAKAGIHFGVFDPLGPFALSEGISRIEFQSTDNVLNQEIIKGVTVYVDATPPASNLVLSGPQLQSGPTVFVSAATEFSLPAQDPIVKDVASGLYGVNYSINAGANQKFNGAFGLSEGIRALKFFAQDNVGNTEATQNRVFHVDATAPATTVSYQGPALLPPYPPDVVGQGADVIASSSTAIVLTAADLAVSGVASGVKELLYRVNGGSFQNYNAAISLAAEGLHTIEYQAKDQVDNMETLKTLKVAVDNTAPLSQLSVGNPKYEAGESSPTFVRSDTPLTVVAQDPISGGVASGVKESLYSVEGSTFVIQSGSFNLAGLPDGLKTISFFSRDRVMNEESVKTQTLTLDNTPPQTTISLSSGFQAFDRTIIGANTQVSLSAVDPVINKVASGVSEILFAIDPAGSQGTSPLQTYAGNFSISNQGEFVISYQAKDKLSNIETLKTFRFFVAPLSDAAVVASATTTFEMSGTPEVKGNILSNGAFKLSGNAKVTGNVTAPEISINGNNASVSGSQILQANAVHPLPIELSSIRSEVQVSNNNQLIPSGFLNPEGILTVSSGATLTLSTGVYLVSGLEVNGQGSLAADGPVNLFVTGSIKIEGGGKLNAQGRSSSFVIFSDSTAANEFTGGAQASLILYAPFGSFKTSGNGSLGGHFFAKEASIYGNSLVIEAGQQPPAQVADADSGNNTDANGNNGDSQADGNGGQNQDNGNGQGNGGGQANAGNGNGGNGNNGNGNAKGKKTADLISNSNFELGEVYAYPNPAVGAVKPTLHIEAGAADSVRILIYGLSGELLQEQSLSGLPQVIDDGQGPQYAYEWGWDGHIPSGTYFYLVEAKKGSEVLRTKGKFYVIR; this comes from the coding sequence TTGCGCTCCAATATTATCCCCGCGGCAGGCACAATCAATGCGGGTTCATTGCAGACTATAACGGTCGGAGAATCGGTTGCGCAAAGGGGCGCTGATATTATCGCGGGTTTTGGTTTTACTTACACAATCCAACCCATAGACATTCAACCTCCCCGAAGCGCTTTATCGTTAGGCACGCCTCTTTTTTTGAAAGACGGATCTGTTTTTATCCGCTCCAATACGCCAATCACTTTGAGTTCCATCGACGATCTCGTATCCACAGGCGATAACGTTGGTTTGGGTATTGCCCTGCAGACTTTAAAGGTTGATGGAGGTTTGCGATCTATCTTCAGCAACACCAACCCTGCCATCGGTGCTTCTTTCGTTTCCACATTTACTTTGATCCAGGATGCCGACGGTTTTCATGATTTGGAATTTTTTGCCCAGGACATCAAAGAAAATAAAGAAGAAGCCAAACTTCAAAGAATAGCCCTGGATAATACACCTCCTGTGACGGCATTAAAACCAAGCGGAGAGTTTTTTATTAACGGGCAATTCCCTGATCAAGTGGCGGGAAACAGGCAATTCGCCCCGCTTTCTTTCGTCTACGCGCTCCCAGCCCAAGACCCATCAGTCAACGGTGTGGCTTCCGGGGTTTTATTTACCCGTTTCCGCGTCATCCCCCTGACGGCTCCCCTGGGAATGCTGGTCGAGCCTTCGGCGCAAGCAAAGGCCGGCATTCATTTTGGCGTCTTCGATCCTTTGGGCCCTTTTGCATTAAGCGAAGGAATCAGCAGAATCGAGTTCCAGAGCACGGACAATGTCTTAAATCAAGAAATTATCAAGGGCGTTACCGTTTATGTGGACGCCACGCCTCCGGCAAGCAACCTGGTCTTAAGCGGCCCGCAGCTTCAAAGCGGCCCCACCGTGTTTGTCTCCGCCGCAACTGAGTTTTCTTTGCCGGCGCAAGACCCGATTGTTAAAGATGTTGCCTCAGGCCTTTATGGCGTCAACTACAGCATAAATGCCGGAGCAAATCAGAAATTTAACGGAGCTTTTGGGCTTTCTGAAGGCATAAGAGCTCTTAAGTTTTTCGCGCAAGACAACGTGGGCAATACGGAAGCGACTCAAAACAGGGTTTTCCATGTGGACGCCACGGCTCCTGCAACCACGGTTTCCTATCAAGGCCCCGCTCTTTTGCCGCCTTATCCCCCGGACGTTGTCGGCCAAGGAGCTGATGTTATTGCAAGCAGCTCGACGGCCATTGTTTTGACCGCCGCAGACCTCGCTGTGTCAGGGGTGGCCTCCGGCGTCAAAGAACTGCTTTATCGCGTCAACGGCGGGTCTTTCCAGAATTACAATGCGGCTATTTCTCTTGCCGCCGAAGGCCTGCATACCATTGAATACCAGGCCAAGGATCAGGTCGATAACATGGAAACCTTAAAAACCTTGAAGGTGGCCGTGGACAATACCGCACCTTTAAGCCAGTTAAGCGTGGGAAATCCCAAGTATGAAGCCGGGGAGTCAAGCCCTACGTTCGTGCGCTCGGACACGCCTTTAACGGTTGTGGCGCAAGACCCTATCTCGGGCGGTGTGGCTTCCGGCGTTAAAGAATCTCTTTATTCCGTTGAAGGATCGACCTTCGTGATACAAAGCGGTTCTTTCAATTTAGCGGGTTTGCCCGACGGCTTAAAAACGATTTCATTTTTCAGCCGCGATCGAGTGATGAACGAAGAATCGGTTAAAACTCAAACCCTGACCCTCGATAATACGCCTCCTCAAACAACCATTTCTTTAAGCTCCGGGTTCCAAGCCTTTGATCGCACCATCATTGGGGCCAATACCCAAGTTAGTTTGAGCGCCGTTGACCCTGTCATCAACAAGGTAGCATCGGGCGTATCCGAGATTCTATTCGCTATTGATCCAGCGGGCAGTCAGGGGACGAGCCCTCTTCAAACTTATGCCGGAAACTTTTCTATCTCCAATCAAGGAGAATTCGTTATTTCTTACCAAGCTAAAGACAAACTCTCAAATATAGAAACCCTAAAAACATTTAGATTTTTTGTCGCTCCGCTCTCGGATGCTGCTGTTGTTGCCTCGGCAACCACCACCTTTGAAATGAGCGGCACACCGGAAGTCAAAGGCAATATTCTTTCCAACGGCGCTTTTAAATTATCCGGCAATGCCAAGGTGACAGGCAATGTGACCGCGCCGGAAATAAGTATCAATGGAAATAATGCATCCGTTTCTGGCAGCCAAATCCTGCAAGCCAACGCTGTTCATCCTTTGCCCATCGAACTTTCTTCGATCCGTTCAGAAGTTCAGGTCTCAAACAATAACCAGCTCATACCATCGGGCTTTCTAAACCCGGAAGGGATTTTGACAGTAAGCAGTGGGGCTACGTTGACATTATCTACAGGCGTTTATTTGGTTTCCGGCTTGGAAGTCAACGGCCAAGGCAGCCTGGCGGCTGATGGCCCGGTCAATCTCTTTGTGACGGGTTCAATCAAAATTGAGGGCGGCGGCAAGTTAAACGCTCAGGGCAGATCATCCAGCTTCGTCATTTTCTCGGATTCTACGGCAGCCAACGAGTTTACGGGAGGAGCGCAAGCCTCGCTCATTCTGTATGCGCCTTTTGGTTCCTTTAAAACCTCCGGCAACGGCTCATTAGGCGGCCATTTTTTCGCCAAAGAAGCGAGCATTTATGGTAACTCCCTGGTTATTGAAGCCGGCCAGCAGCCGCCGGCTCAAGTAGCTGACGCCGATAGCGGCAATAACACGGATGCTAACGGAAACAATGGCGACAGCCAAGCTGATGGCAACGGGGGACAGAATCAAGACAACGGAAACGGTCAGGGTAATGGGGGAGGACAGGCTAATGCCGGAAACGGCAATGGCGGCAATGGAAATAATGGAAACGGTAATGCCAAAGGCAAGAAGACCGCGGATTTAATTTCAAACTCCAATTTTGAATTGGGCGAAGTTTACGCTTATCCCAACCCGGCCGTAGGAGCCGTTAAACCTACTCTGCATATTGAAGCAGGAGCGGCGGATTCCGTGCGGATTTTGATCTATGGGCTCTCCGGGGAACTCCTGCAAGAACAGAGCCTAAGCGGCCTGCCCCAAGTCATCGATGACGGACAAGGCCCCCAATACGCCTATGAATGGGGGTGGGACGGACATATACCGTCAGGGACTTATTTCTATTTGGTTGAAGCCAAAAAAGGCTCAGAAGTCTTAAGGACAAAAGGAAAGTTTTATGTCATCAGGTAA
- a CDS encoding PorV/PorQ family protein: protein MAVLAALVWIAVLSLSLFAQTTQKTGAEFLNIPVGARPVGMGGAYTALANDISSLHWNPAGLALMNRPEIGAMYSQWLLDSQYNFLGFGYPTKTGTFAGSISVLSQGESQARGQNRERTGSIKAQDQALSLGYGRRIGSIKAGLNTKLIQSEIAGYRANTVAFDFGFIVPLRTNPISLGLALQNVGPGIRFIEQRDPLPLSLSGGLSYRLPVGIALALDVKQHLYSHKTNVNIGTEYQALPVLSLRGGYIAALGQQVPLASDSGLDGISGGVGFRLMGAQIDYAFKPLGCWGIRIG from the coding sequence GTGGCTGTTTTGGCGGCTTTAGTTTGGATTGCGGTCTTAAGCCTGTCCCTTTTTGCCCAAACAACGCAAAAAACAGGGGCTGAATTTTTGAATATTCCCGTAGGAGCCCGGCCCGTGGGCATGGGAGGGGCTTATACGGCCTTGGCCAATGATATTTCCTCTTTGCACTGGAATCCGGCGGGATTGGCTTTAATGAATCGGCCTGAAATCGGGGCCATGTATTCTCAATGGCTTTTGGACAGTCAATACAATTTCCTGGGATTCGGGTATCCAACAAAAACAGGAACGTTTGCAGGCTCTATCAGCGTTCTTTCCCAGGGTGAGTCCCAAGCCAGAGGACAAAACAGGGAGCGAACAGGCTCGATTAAAGCCCAGGATCAAGCCTTGTCTTTAGGCTATGGACGCAGAATCGGGTCAATTAAAGCCGGATTAAACACAAAGCTGATTCAAAGCGAGATTGCGGGTTATAGAGCCAATACTGTTGCTTTTGATTTTGGCTTCATCGTCCCCTTGCGTACTAACCCCATATCCCTGGGCTTAGCCCTGCAGAACGTAGGCCCAGGGATTCGATTTATCGAACAGCGCGACCCATTGCCGTTGAGCCTTTCCGGGGGCTTAAGCTACCGGCTGCCCGTGGGCATTGCTTTGGCCTTGGATGTCAAACAACATCTCTACAGCCATAAAACCAATGTCAACATCGGCACCGAGTATCAGGCCCTGCCGGTCCTGAGCCTGCGCGGAGGTTACATTGCGGCTCTGGGCCAACAAGTCCCCCTGGCCAGCGACAGCGGACTCGACGGAATCTCCGGCGGCGTTGGGTTCCGTTTGATGGGAGCGCAGATTGATTATGCCTTCAAGCCCTTGGGTTGTTGGGGGATACGCATCGGGTGA